The Gemmatimonas aurantiaca T-27 DNA segment TGCGGGCCGCGCTCGATGAGCGCAAGCAACGTCTCGCCGCGAACGACTTGCTGCGCATGTTGCATGCCTTGCTCGAACTCGAGCCCATGTACCGGCGCAGCGGACAGCCGCAGTTGTTGCTCGAAACCTTGCTGGTGCGTTTTGCGCTGCTCGATCGCACGATCGAATTGCAGGAAGTGCTGCAGGGCTTCGGCAGTGGTGGACGGGAAGACCCGCCGTTGCGTCGCGCCGCACATGAGTCTCGTGTGGCGTCGGCGCATGCGTTGCCCCCGGCGCCGCCAGCGGTGATGGCGCCCGCACCCGCCGTGTCATCAACACAAGCGGCCGCTCAGGTGCTCGCGCAGGCAGTGCCCACGCCGCGACCGGCGACGCAGCAGGTGGCCGATGCCGCCGCCGCCGCGCAGCGGGCCGATCGTCAGGCGGCTCCCCGTGTGCCCACCACGCCCCCCACGGTCGAACAAGTCCTCAACCAATGGCGCGCCGTGGCCGACGCCATTCGGGCCAAGGGACGCGGGATGCTCGCACAGGCCGTGGAGCGATTGGTGCCGATCACCATCACACCGAACGGTGGGCTCACGCTGGGGTATGACCCGCTCGACGACACATTTGCCCAGGCAGCGGAAAATTCGCGCGCTGATGTGTTGGCCGCTGTGCAGGGAATCCTGGGCGGTGTGTCGGCGGTGGCCTTCAAGCCCTACACCCCGACCATCAGCGACAAACCGGCGCGTGACACCACCGTGCGTATGACCGCACACGATGTGCAGCGCCAGCGCACCGAACAGATCGCCTCTCGCAGTCCGTTGCTCGATGCCGCCGTGAAGGCGCTCGACCTCGAACTGCTCGACTGATTCCCGTCGTTCGCTCCGAACACGCTCCCCAAACCCATCACCGCTGTTTGTTATGGATCTTTTCAAGATGCTGGGCCAGTTCAAGGACATGCAGGGACGCATGCAGACCATGCAGGAAGAGATGTCGCAGCGCACCTTCAGTGCGCTGGCCGGCGGTGGCTTGGTCACGGCTGACGTCGATGGCAAGATGCAGCTCAAGCGCATCAAGCTCGATGCCTCGGTGGTGAACCCGGGTGATATCGAGATGCTCGAGGATCTCATCGTGGTGGCGGTGGCCGAAGCTCAGAAGAAGGCCGCCGATGCCATGCAGATGGAGCTGCAGAAAGTGACCGGGGGAATCGACCTCCCCTTCAAGCTGCCGTTCTGAGTCGCCGCGTTGCCGTCTTTGGGTTGAGCGGGTAGGCCATGTCGGTCATCGACGAACTCACGAACGAACTGGCGCGTCTGCCGGGCATTGGTCGGAAGACCGCCCTACGGCTGACGTATCATTTGCTGCGGCAGCCGGCGTCCCAATGCCGGAATCTGGCGGACGCATTGGTGGCACTCACCGAGCGTGTGCGTAGCTGTGAGCGGTGCCACAACCTCACCGAGTCCACCCTGTGCCATCTGTGCGCCGATCCGCGCCGGGATGCGGCCACGCTCTGTGTGGTGGAACAGGCCAGTGACATTGCGTCCATCGAGCGGGCCGGGGAATTCCGGGGTCTGTACCACGTGCTGGGCGGGCGCCTGTCGCCATTGGATGGCGTAGGCCCGGACGACCTGCATGTGGCGGACCTGCTGGCTCGCCTCGAGGCCGAGGGGGTACGGGAAGTGATCCTGGCCACCAACCCCTCGCTGGAAGGGGAGGCCACGGCGCTCTATGTGCAGCGTCAACTGGCAGGCTCTGCGTCGAGCCATGCGATCCGGGTGACCCGGATCGCCCGCGGGTTGCCCGTGGGCGGAGACCTTGAATATGCCGATGGTGTGACGATCGCCCAGGCGATCGCGGCCCGGCGGGAGATGTGATGGGGCGTTCCAA contains these protein-coding regions:
- a CDS encoding YbaB/EbfC family nucleoid-associated protein; the encoded protein is MDLFKMLGQFKDMQGRMQTMQEEMSQRTFSALAGGGLVTADVDGKMQLKRIKLDASVVNPGDIEMLEDLIVVAVAEAQKKAADAMQMELQKVTGGIDLPFKLPF
- the recR gene encoding recombination mediator RecR, with translation MSVIDELTNELARLPGIGRKTALRLTYHLLRQPASQCRNLADALVALTERVRSCERCHNLTESTLCHLCADPRRDAATLCVVEQASDIASIERAGEFRGLYHVLGGRLSPLDGVGPDDLHVADLLARLEAEGVREVILATNPSLEGEATALYVQRQLAGSASSHAIRVTRIARGLPVGGDLEYADGVTIAQAIAARREM